One region of Herpetosiphonaceae bacterium genomic DNA includes:
- a CDS encoding type I polyketide synthase — protein MTNTIAIVGMACQYPDAATPHELWENVLSQRRAFRRMPAERLNLDDYWSPDRATPDRTYAHQAAVIEGYDFDRVKFRVVGSTFRSADLAHWLALDVASRALTDAGFPDGSGLPCSTTGVLLGNTLTGEFSRANVLRLRWPYVQRVLDAALRDEGWTAEQRQSFYARLEQLYKAPFPPIGEESLSGGLSNTIAGRICNYFDLHGGGYTIDGACSSSLLAISSSCSALVAGDLDVALAGGVDLSLDPFELIGFAKTGALASDMMRVYSAQSAGFWPGEGCGIVVLMREEDAIAQQRRIYATIRGWGISSDGNGGITRPEVDGQLLAIRRAYSRARIGIETVAYFEGHGTGTAVGDATELRALSQARREAANDRQPAFIGSIKANIGHTKAAAGVAGLIKATMALYTQTIPPSVGCEPPHPELMGDAPALRVSTSGQLWPEGQPLRAGVSSMGFGGINTHLVLEGSSAERRTTLTPTERMALMTAQDAELFVFSASDPQSLRQQVERVLQRAPQISYAEMADLAAELARSLTLGILRASVIAASPAELTARLETLQSWLAADRTSATDADGHVWLDAPTRPPRIGFLFPGQGSPSYLDGGALRRRFALVDELYANLPPPSGDAVNTAVAQPAIVRSSIAALRVLRQLDISAQMAVGHSLGELTALYWAGALDAQALLRVATVRGQAMAELGAPTGAMASIGADRQTIAALIGDAPVVIAGLNSPAQTVIAGDAQAVQAVVERARAQQVRATLLPVSHAFHSPLVEAAATPLAAHLATEQFRPPQRTVVSTVTGAALDHNADLRDLLYRQVTQPVRFMEASAAASHLCDLFVEVGPGQVLSYLVGDFLPVPALPIDAGGPSLQGLLRVVGAAFVKGAPVRVRELFADRLIRPFDLDQQPRFFTNPCELAPRMDQALPLLELAAPGQATIPPTSAITEGASGSSTLEVLSRLIAQRAELPPKAIRQEHHLLNDLHLNSISASQIVVEAARALGCQPPVAPTDYANATVGQVAEALDELRATNGASSTATDHTPEGVDLWIRPFQVALAERPRRAATSQAAGSWTILAPSGYPLAEALEQAFAQARHGQGIVVCLPPDPEEWHIGLLLKGAQKMLAERSGTFVVVQHGGGAAPLARTLHLEAPAIDTCVVDVPVDQPTACDWIVAEALAASGYTEAHYDTDGRRREPLLQLLPLPTTPEVLPLDPSDVLLVTGGGKGITAECALALAQETGAKLALLGRSKPDSDHELMINIQRMREAGLEVHYVAVDITDAEAVAAAVRECEAALGPISGILHGAARNEPQLIHQLDQTMIRRTFAPKVDGLHHLLASVDADRLRVLITFGSIIARTGLRGEADYALANDWLVRLTERFAAEHPACRCLAVEWSVWSGVGMGERLGRVAALRRDGITPIPPDVGIDLLLRLLARPLPTVAVVVTGRFGELPTLQVEQPELPLLRFLEQPQVVIGGVELIVDATLSSQTDPYLEDHVFRGERLLPAVMGMEAMAQAVAALTGSHRPPLFEDVELERPIVVPAHGSSTIRIAALVRQAGLVDVAIRSEETGFRVDHFRARCHVVDELPADHGFNPLLTGQSGLTPVPLDPDRDLYGGLFFHSGRFQRLRAYRQLSAKTCVADIGVDRRMPWFGRYLPQTTLLGDAGARDATLHTIQGCIPHAVILPIGVDRLVVYPDVIADSWISTARERSRDDLTFTYDVEVRTADGVLRERWEGLRLRIVDETRQGDEWLPALFGPYLERRLEELGLHPTPAVALELNAAIDRRQRGEQAIQRLLGRPITIHRRRDGKPLLIDGPAVSFAHGEPLTLAVVGAAPLACDLEPVQQRGLDLWQSLLGVDRFALIQQLVHATVDDESTAATRLWAAGECLIKAGLPVETRLRFAKQTADGWVLFASETLTIATVVVTLRGYSAPVVLAVLRDRQDVRERGAALAGALTAAPSVRGGRPLGPGVPQ, from the coding sequence ATGACGAACACGATTGCGATCGTCGGGATGGCCTGCCAGTATCCCGATGCTGCGACACCCCATGAGCTATGGGAGAATGTGCTGTCACAGCGCCGCGCGTTTCGCCGCATGCCAGCGGAGCGCCTGAATCTGGACGATTATTGGTCGCCTGATCGCGCCACGCCTGATCGCACCTACGCGCATCAGGCAGCGGTGATCGAGGGCTACGATTTCGATCGGGTCAAGTTCCGCGTCGTCGGCTCGACCTTTCGATCGGCGGATCTGGCCCACTGGCTCGCGCTCGATGTCGCCAGCCGCGCATTGACCGACGCGGGCTTTCCCGATGGCTCAGGCTTGCCGTGCTCCACGACGGGCGTGCTCCTGGGCAACACGCTGACCGGCGAGTTTTCGCGCGCTAATGTGCTGCGGCTGCGCTGGCCCTACGTCCAGCGGGTGCTCGACGCGGCGCTGCGTGACGAGGGCTGGACAGCAGAGCAGCGACAGAGCTTCTACGCGCGGCTGGAGCAGCTTTACAAAGCGCCGTTCCCGCCGATCGGCGAGGAAAGTCTGTCGGGCGGCCTGTCCAACACGATCGCGGGCCGCATCTGCAACTACTTCGATCTGCACGGCGGCGGCTATACGATCGACGGCGCGTGCTCCTCGTCGCTGCTGGCGATCTCGTCAAGCTGCTCCGCGCTGGTAGCCGGGGATCTGGATGTGGCGCTGGCCGGTGGCGTCGATCTGAGCCTCGATCCGTTCGAGCTGATCGGCTTTGCCAAGACTGGCGCGCTGGCAAGCGATATGATGCGCGTCTACAGCGCACAGTCGGCTGGCTTCTGGCCCGGTGAGGGCTGCGGCATCGTGGTGCTGATGCGCGAAGAGGACGCCATCGCTCAGCAGCGGCGGATCTATGCCACGATTCGCGGCTGGGGCATCTCGTCCGACGGCAACGGCGGCATTACGCGGCCTGAGGTCGACGGGCAACTGCTGGCGATTCGCCGCGCCTACAGCCGCGCCAGGATCGGCATCGAGACGGTGGCCTACTTCGAGGGCCACGGCACCGGCACCGCTGTCGGCGATGCGACCGAGCTGCGCGCGCTGAGCCAGGCCCGCCGCGAGGCGGCTAACGATCGGCAGCCCGCCTTCATCGGCTCGATCAAGGCCAATATCGGCCATACCAAGGCCGCTGCTGGCGTCGCCGGTCTGATCAAAGCGACCATGGCGCTCTACACGCAGACGATCCCGCCGAGCGTCGGCTGCGAGCCGCCACATCCTGAGCTGATGGGCGACGCGCCCGCGCTGCGGGTGAGTACCAGCGGTCAGCTCTGGCCTGAGGGGCAGCCGCTGCGCGCTGGCGTTAGCTCGATGGGCTTCGGCGGGATCAACACCCATCTGGTGCTTGAGGGCAGCAGCGCCGAGCGCCGTACCACGCTTACGCCGACCGAGCGGATGGCGCTGATGACGGCGCAAGATGCCGAGCTATTTGTGTTTAGCGCATCCGATCCTCAATCGCTGCGGCAGCAGGTGGAGCGCGTGCTGCAACGAGCGCCGCAGATCTCGTACGCCGAGATGGCCGATCTGGCCGCCGAGCTGGCGCGCTCGCTCACGCTCGGTATCCTGCGCGCCTCGGTGATCGCCGCGTCGCCTGCGGAGCTGACAGCGCGCCTGGAAACGCTCCAATCCTGGCTGGCTGCCGACCGCACCAGCGCCACCGACGCCGATGGACATGTCTGGCTCGACGCTCCCACCCGGCCACCTCGGATCGGGTTTTTGTTCCCCGGCCAGGGCTCGCCGTCGTACCTGGATGGCGGCGCGCTGCGTCGGCGGTTTGCGCTCGTCGATGAGCTGTACGCCAACCTCCCGCCGCCGAGCGGCGATGCCGTGAATACTGCTGTGGCGCAGCCCGCGATCGTGCGATCCTCGATTGCCGCGCTGCGCGTGCTTCGTCAGCTTGACATAAGCGCACAGATGGCGGTCGGCCATAGCCTGGGAGAGCTGACCGCGCTGTACTGGGCGGGCGCGCTGGATGCCCAGGCGCTCCTGCGCGTGGCGACTGTGCGCGGCCAGGCGATGGCCGAGCTGGGCGCTCCGACCGGCGCGATGGCGAGCATCGGCGCTGATCGGCAGACGATCGCCGCGCTGATCGGCGACGCGCCCGTGGTGATCGCGGGGCTGAACTCGCCAGCGCAGACGGTGATCGCGGGCGATGCCCAGGCCGTGCAGGCGGTCGTCGAGCGGGCGCGCGCGCAGCAGGTGCGAGCCACGCTGCTGCCGGTTTCCCATGCCTTTCACTCGCCGCTGGTCGAGGCTGCGGCCACACCGCTGGCGGCGCATCTGGCGACCGAGCAATTTCGTCCGCCTCAGCGCACAGTGGTTTCGACGGTGACAGGCGCGGCGCTTGACCATAATGCCGATCTGCGCGACCTGCTCTACCGGCAGGTGACGCAGCCGGTACGCTTCATGGAGGCCAGCGCGGCGGCGAGCCATCTCTGCGATCTGTTCGTCGAGGTTGGTCCGGGCCAGGTATTAAGCTATCTGGTCGGCGATTTTCTGCCGGTGCCCGCGCTGCCGATCGATGCAGGCGGGCCGTCGCTCCAGGGCTTGCTGCGCGTGGTCGGCGCTGCCTTCGTCAAGGGCGCGCCCGTTCGCGTCCGCGAGCTTTTCGCTGATCGGCTGATCCGTCCGTTCGATCTCGATCAGCAGCCGCGCTTCTTCACCAATCCCTGCGAGCTTGCGCCACGCATGGATCAGGCGCTGCCACTGCTTGAGCTTGCCGCTCCCGGCCAGGCAACGATCCCGCCGACCAGCGCGATCACCGAAGGCGCGAGCGGCTCCTCCACGCTGGAGGTGCTGAGCCGACTGATCGCGCAGCGGGCCGAGCTTCCGCCTAAGGCGATTCGCCAGGAGCATCATCTGCTCAACGATCTGCACCTCAACTCGATCTCGGCCAGCCAGATCGTCGTCGAAGCTGCCCGCGCGCTGGGATGCCAGCCGCCGGTCGCGCCCACCGACTACGCCAACGCTACAGTCGGGCAGGTCGCGGAGGCATTGGACGAGCTACGCGCGACGAATGGCGCGTCATCCACGGCGACCGATCACACGCCGGAGGGCGTCGATCTGTGGATTCGGCCCTTCCAGGTGGCGCTCGCCGAACGACCGCGCCGGGCCGCGACGTCCCAGGCGGCGGGAAGCTGGACGATCCTGGCACCGAGCGGGTATCCGCTGGCGGAGGCGCTTGAGCAGGCATTCGCTCAGGCGCGACACGGCCAGGGTATTGTCGTCTGCCTGCCGCCCGATCCAGAGGAGTGGCATATCGGGCTGCTGCTCAAGGGCGCGCAGAAGATGCTGGCCGAGCGCTCCGGTACCTTTGTGGTCGTGCAGCACGGCGGCGGCGCTGCTCCGCTGGCCCGCACGCTGCACCTGGAAGCGCCTGCGATCGATACCTGCGTCGTCGATGTGCCTGTCGATCAGCCGACGGCCTGCGACTGGATCGTCGCCGAGGCGCTGGCTGCCAGCGGCTACACCGAAGCCCACTACGACACGGATGGTCGCCGGAGAGAGCCGCTGTTGCAGCTCCTCCCACTGCCGACGACGCCTGAGGTGCTGCCGCTCGATCCGAGCGATGTGCTGCTAGTGACCGGCGGTGGCAAGGGCATTACCGCCGAGTGCGCGCTGGCGCTGGCGCAGGAGACGGGCGCGAAGCTAGCGCTGCTGGGACGCTCGAAGCCGGATAGCGATCATGAGCTGATGATCAACATCCAGCGCATGCGCGAGGCCGGGCTTGAGGTTCACTATGTCGCCGTCGATATTACCGACGCCGAGGCCGTGGCTGCGGCAGTGCGCGAGTGCGAGGCTGCACTGGGACCGATCAGCGGTATTCTGCACGGCGCGGCCCGCAACGAGCCGCAGCTTATTCATCAGCTTGACCAGACGATGATCCGGCGGACGTTCGCGCCCAAAGTGGACGGCCTGCACCATCTGCTGGCGTCGGTCGATGCCGATCGGCTGCGGGTGCTGATCACCTTCGGCTCGATCATTGCCCGCACTGGTCTGCGCGGCGAGGCCGATTACGCGCTGGCGAACGATTGGCTGGTACGTCTCACCGAGCGCTTCGCGGCGGAGCATCCCGCCTGCCGCTGCCTGGCCGTCGAGTGGTCGGTCTGGTCCGGCGTTGGCATGGGCGAGCGTCTGGGACGTGTGGCGGCGCTGCGCCGCGATGGGATCACGCCGATCCCGCCCGATGTGGGCATCGATCTGCTGCTGCGCCTGCTGGCACGGCCACTGCCGACGGTCGCGGTGGTTGTCACCGGGCGCTTCGGCGAGCTGCCGACGCTCCAGGTCGAGCAGCCGGAGCTGCCACTCCTGCGCTTCCTAGAGCAGCCGCAGGTCGTGATCGGCGGTGTGGAGCTGATCGTTGACGCCACGCTTTCCAGCCAGACCGATCCCTACCTGGAAGATCACGTGTTCCGTGGCGAGCGGCTGCTGCCTGCCGTGATGGGCATGGAAGCGATGGCCCAGGCTGTCGCCGCGCTGACAGGCTCCCACCGACCGCCGCTGTTTGAAGATGTCGAGCTTGAGCGCCCGATCGTGGTTCCGGCGCACGGCAGCTCGACGATCAGAATCGCCGCCCTGGTCCGCCAGGCCGGACTGGTCGATGTGGCGATTCGCAGCGAGGAGACGGGCTTCCGCGTCGATCATTTCCGCGCGCGCTGCCACGTCGTCGATGAGCTACCGGCGGATCATGGCTTCAATCCGCTGCTGACGGGCCAATCGGGGCTAACGCCCGTGCCGCTCGATCCCGATCGCGATCTGTATGGCGGCCTGTTCTTCCATAGCGGTCGCTTCCAGCGGCTTCGAGCCTATCGGCAGCTCAGCGCCAAGACCTGTGTCGCGGATATTGGCGTGGATCGTCGCATGCCGTGGTTTGGGCGCTACCTGCCCCAGACGACCTTGCTCGGCGACGCGGGCGCGCGCGACGCGACGCTCCATACGATCCAGGGATGTATTCCCCACGCGGTGATCCTGCCGATCGGCGTCGATCGTCTGGTGGTATACCCGGACGTGATCGCGGATAGCTGGATCTCCACGGCGCGCGAGCGCTCCCGCGATGATCTGACCTTCACCTACGATGTCGAGGTGCGTACCGCAGACGGCGTGCTGCGCGAGCGCTGGGAGGGTCTGCGGCTGCGGATCGTGGACGAGACGCGGCAGGGCGATGAATGGCTGCCTGCGCTGTTCGGGCCATATCTTGAGCGGCGGCTCGAAGAGCTTGGGCTGCATCCGACTCCGGCGGTCGCGCTTGAGCTGAACGCGGCGATCGATCGGCGGCAGCGTGGCGAGCAGGCGATCCAGCGGTTGTTGGGACGGCCCATCACGATCCATCGCCGTCGGGACGGCAAGCCGCTGCTGATCGACGGGCCAGCCGTCTCCTTCGCGCATGGCGAGCCGCTGACCCTTGCCGTTGTTGGAGCGGCACCGCTGGCCTGCGATCTTGAGCCCGTGCAGCAGCGCGGCCTGGATCTGTGGCAATCGCTGCTCGGCGTGGATCGCTTTGCCCTGATTCAGCAGCTTGTCCACGCCACGGTCGACGACGAGTCTACGGCGGCAACCCGGCTCTGGGCCGCTGGCGAATGTTTGATCAAGGCTGGCCTGCCGGTTGAAACACGGCTGCGCTTCGCAAAGCAAACCGCCGACGGCTGGGTTCTGTTTGCGTCAGAGACGCTGACGATCGCGACGGTGGTGGTGACGCTCAGGGGCTACAGCGCTCCGGTTGTCCTGGCTGTGCTGCGCGATCGGCAGGACGTGCGCGAGCGCGGTGCGGCTCTGGCAGGCGCGCTCACCGCCGCGCCCTCCGTCCGTGGCGGGCGGCCTTTGGGTCCGGGCGTTCCCCAATAA
- a CDS encoding acyl-CoA thioesterase → MRIFEYHHVVGFEETNLVGNVYYANHVRWQGRCREMFLREHAPDVLEELQRGLALVTTRVSCEYFGELFAFDEVIIRMALRAIQQNRVTMSFEYWRNNGGAEELVARGEQQIACMRHSEGQLVPTPVPASLREALHAYVQASAGGIGIREARRQPPARA, encoded by the coding sequence ATGCGGATATTCGAGTATCATCATGTGGTCGGCTTTGAAGAGACGAATCTTGTCGGCAATGTCTATTACGCCAACCATGTGCGCTGGCAGGGCCGCTGCCGTGAGATGTTTCTCCGCGAGCACGCGCCCGATGTGCTGGAAGAACTTCAGCGCGGCCTGGCGCTGGTGACGACCAGAGTGTCCTGTGAGTATTTTGGCGAACTCTTCGCCTTTGATGAGGTGATCATTCGCATGGCACTGCGCGCAATTCAGCAGAATCGGGTGACGATGAGCTTTGAGTATTGGCGCAACAACGGCGGAGCGGAGGAGCTGGTCGCGCGCGGCGAGCAGCAGATCGCGTGTATGCGCCACAGCGAGGGACAGTTAGTGCCGACGCCCGTACCGGCCTCGCTGAGAGAAGCGCTGCACGCCTATGTGCAGGCGTCAGCCGGAGGAATCGGGATCCGGGAAGCGCGCCGACAACCTCCGGCGCGTGCTTGA
- a CDS encoding helix-turn-helix transcriptional regulator yields MSTNIRSYPVMSQAQTFPRFLRLSEPAEAAVARRDSTIATYYHAVERVIAAMHQRLEEPLTLPDMAEIALLSPYHFNRIFRYITGIPPLKFQAALRLQAAKRLLVTTDLSVTEICFAVGYNSLASFTRNFTELVGLSPRQLRCLADELHVDDLQSLDVSTDLSDEQPSACAGWTLRGAVTTVVPFSGLIMIGLFAAPIPESLPVGCAVLSEPGSFQIHDVPGGEYYLLAAAFDRSEQGLAGLLQDTPTLVGMAHTAIEVPASGPVVDADVLLRPVHPTDPPILVALPFLLNERIKTCIVDDDELDRLS; encoded by the coding sequence ATGTCCACGAATATTCGATCATATCCTGTGATGAGCCAAGCCCAGACATTTCCTCGATTCTTGCGACTCTCGGAGCCAGCAGAGGCGGCGGTAGCGCGGCGCGATAGCACGATCGCAACCTACTACCATGCTGTCGAGCGCGTGATCGCGGCGATGCATCAGCGATTGGAGGAGCCGCTCACGCTGCCGGATATGGCCGAGATTGCCCTGCTCAGCCCGTATCATTTCAACAGAATCTTTCGGTATATCACCGGCATTCCGCCGCTGAAATTTCAGGCCGCCCTGCGCCTGCAAGCGGCCAAGCGGCTGCTCGTGACAACCGATCTGAGCGTCACCGAAATCTGCTTTGCGGTCGGGTACAACAGCCTGGCCTCGTTTACCAGGAACTTTACCGAGCTGGTCGGGCTGTCACCGCGTCAGCTTCGCTGCCTGGCCGATGAGCTGCACGTCGACGATCTCCAGTCGCTCGACGTTTCGACGGATCTCAGCGATGAGCAGCCATCTGCCTGCGCCGGGTGGACGCTCCGGGGAGCCGTGACGACCGTGGTTCCATTCAGCGGGCTGATCATGATCGGTCTGTTTGCCGCGCCAATCCCTGAGAGTCTACCGGTCGGGTGTGCGGTGCTGTCGGAGCCAGGCTCCTTTCAGATCCATGATGTGCCCGGCGGCGAGTACTACCTGCTCGCCGCCGCCTTCGATCGATCGGAGCAGGGCCTTGCCGGGCTGCTTCAGGATACGCCGACGTTGGTCGGCATGGCGCACACGGCGATTGAGGTGCCCGCGTCGGGTCCTGTGGTCGACGCCGATGTCCTGCTGCGGCCTGTCCATCCCACCGACCCGCCGATCCTGGTCGCGCTGCCGTTTCTGCTCAACGAGCGAATCAAAACATGTATTGTCGACGACGACGAGCTTGATAGGCTGAGCTGA
- a CDS encoding MFS transporter — protein sequence MSQPLVSETTPSAVGEWRPGALKLLLVGQFAIFGLVLGVQGVVWAEVMVALSLSEGVFGTAQFTLPLVGFVVLLFNGQLYLRLGNKRQSILSLLLLASAMLVLAAADHLWGLVVSLMLAGAGFAMLDAATNSAGIDLEQATGQHVMNVLHGISSGGVMLGAFLTGILLEAGWTYSLILLLSALICVPFILLTLPVRYPPAGQGESESADAAGGSFLRQALFIMLAAICFMGSAAEAIATVWAVIYLRGLEAPIAISGATFALFNAAMLIGRFLNAPLVARLGTRVSLLISGIGITVAAALLLLFSSISVAVVAFVLLGLAVAGVQPTVLSASAPLARNSGAVAAAVMMSAYAALLVAPPVYGWAAEFTSLRLAMLLVGVCGFLTTWLAVALAVRRAPEQQLASS from the coding sequence ATGAGTCAACCACTCGTGAGCGAAACAACTCCATCCGCTGTAGGTGAGTGGCGCCCTGGGGCGCTTAAACTGTTGCTCGTAGGGCAGTTCGCGATCTTCGGGCTGGTGCTGGGGGTGCAGGGCGTCGTGTGGGCGGAAGTGATGGTAGCGCTTTCGTTGAGCGAGGGCGTCTTCGGGACGGCGCAGTTCACGCTGCCGCTCGTCGGCTTCGTGGTGCTCCTGTTCAACGGACAGCTCTACCTTCGGCTCGGCAACAAGCGCCAGTCGATCCTCAGCCTGCTCCTCCTGGCTAGCGCGATGCTGGTGCTCGCCGCTGCCGATCATCTCTGGGGCCTGGTCGTCTCGCTGATGCTGGCCGGAGCGGGCTTCGCCATGCTCGACGCGGCGACCAACAGCGCTGGCATCGATCTGGAACAGGCGACCGGGCAGCATGTAATGAATGTGCTGCACGGCATTTCAAGCGGCGGCGTCATGCTCGGCGCGTTCCTCACGGGCATTCTGCTGGAGGCTGGCTGGACCTACAGCTTGATCCTGCTGCTCTCAGCGCTGATCTGCGTGCCGTTCATCCTGCTCACGCTGCCGGTACGCTACCCGCCTGCCGGTCAGGGCGAGAGCGAGAGCGCCGATGCAGCGGGAGGCTCGTTCCTGCGACAGGCGCTCTTCATCATGCTGGCCGCGATCTGCTTCATGGGCAGTGCCGCCGAAGCGATTGCCACCGTATGGGCGGTGATCTATCTGCGCGGCCTGGAAGCGCCGATCGCGATCAGCGGTGCCACGTTTGCGCTGTTCAACGCCGCCATGCTGATCGGACGTTTCTTGAACGCGCCGCTCGTCGCCCGCCTGGGAACGCGGGTTTCGCTGCTGATCTCCGGGATCGGCATCACCGTAGCGGCGGCGCTCCTGCTGCTGTTCAGCAGCATATCGGTGGCCGTGGTCGCCTTCGTGCTGCTGGGCCTGGCCGTGGCGGGCGTGCAGCCGACCGTGCTCAGCGCGTCGGCGCCGCTTGCGCGCAACAGCGGCGCGGTCGCCGCAGCGGTGATGATGTCGGCCTATGCCGCGCTGCTGGTTGCCCCGCCGGTCTATGGCTGGGCCGCTGAGTTCACCTCGCTGCGGCTTGCGATGCTGCTCGTCGGGGTGTGTGGCTTCTTGACGACCTGGCTGGCCGTGGCCCTCGCGGTGCGCCGCGCACCTGAGCAGCAGCTTGCATCCAGTTAA
- a CDS encoding HEAT repeat domain-containing protein has protein sequence MLIDPNVITDSGASNLNNLIGNQAFQDIAERFRFGAPASAQLANFDQRSDAQLLQTAAEHTSALERERALWEYAHRNQAAALPVLAQHFKIETDASVRWNLLWLMVKSADAAAVVPVLHDALNDPDREVRDWATLFLEELTGEQYPTIYNSLQYHNSGNFDQTLPLQIAGFADVRLPGMGWVQARLSPQWFASILGRVMACTNVESFMTDLVIEKEIVNYHEDGTPHYETFMFRGASYPVSETVTQHIYESNTMRPFYHSGKVKEGVPVMTPVALARAAGTERLRPKNLANIDISAADGEEGARGQRLREGGIVRSVRGRFWGWAYTDLNRYLASGTIEPGTVQLVSTADPVVGKMANTVIYGTFRGKLGDLNGDGTLDVNLIPCHGTLDGELDLNLDGIADSDPRIPQA, from the coding sequence ATGTTGATCGATCCGAACGTCATCACCGACAGCGGCGCTTCCAACCTCAACAACCTGATCGGCAACCAGGCATTCCAGGATATTGCCGAGCGCTTCCGCTTTGGCGCCCCCGCGAGCGCCCAGCTTGCCAACTTCGACCAGCGCAGCGACGCCCAGTTGTTGCAGACGGCTGCCGAGCACACCTCCGCCCTGGAGCGCGAGCGCGCCCTTTGGGAGTACGCCCACCGCAACCAGGCAGCGGCGCTGCCCGTCCTGGCCCAGCACTTCAAGATCGAGACTGATGCCTCGGTCCGCTGGAACCTGCTCTGGCTGATGGTCAAGTCGGCTGACGCCGCCGCCGTGGTGCCCGTGCTCCACGACGCGCTGAACGATCCCGACCGCGAAGTCCGCGACTGGGCGACCCTGTTCCTGGAAGAGCTGACGGGCGAGCAGTACCCGACGATCTACAACAGCCTCCAGTACCACAACAGCGGCAACTTCGACCAGACTCTGCCGCTTCAGATCGCCGGCTTCGCCGACGTGCGCCTACCCGGCATGGGCTGGGTCCAGGCACGGCTCTCGCCGCAGTGGTTTGCCTCGATCCTCGGTCGGGTCATGGCATGCACGAACGTCGAAAGCTTCATGACCGACCTCGTCATCGAGAAAGAGATCGTGAACTATCACGAGGACGGCACCCCGCACTACGAGACGTTCATGTTCCGTGGCGCTTCCTACCCCGTGAGCGAGACGGTCACGCAGCACATCTACGAGTCGAACACGATGCGCCCGTTCTATCACTCCGGCAAGGTCAAAGAGGGCGTTCCGGTGATGACGCCTGTGGCGCTGGCCCGCGCGGCGGGAACCGAGCGGCTGCGACCGAAGAACCTGGCGAACATCGACATCTCGGCAGCGGACGGCGAGGAAGGCGCGCGTGGACAGCGGCTGCGCGAGGGCGGTATCGTTCGCAGCGTTCGTGGCCGGTTCTGGGGCTGGGCCTACACCGACCTCAACCGCTACCTGGCGAGCGGCACGATCGAGCCCGGCACGGTCCAGCTGGTCAGCACGGCGGACCCGGTCGTCGGCAAGATGGCGAACACCGTGATCTACGGCACGTTCCGTGGCAAGCTGGGCGACCTGAACGGCGACGGCACCCTGGACGTCAACCTGATCCCGTGCCACGGCACGCTGGACGGCGAGCTTGACCTGAACCTCGACGGCATCGCCGACAGCGATCCGCGCATCCCGCAGGCGTAA